From a region of the Colias croceus chromosome 14, ilColCroc2.1 genome:
- the LOC123697234 gene encoding nuclear RNA export factor 1, translating to MPKRGGGRVRNWKGGDHFEHDDRGFNSGTRRVIFKQNTNKGKNKFRNWNDAKLLLDDDVDMGASGHPQNRKGSYRGRGGRLNSPPPRSLQKKKFITGVLPWYQVTIPYGAKHEKDVIFKALLSHISPDIFVPHYFKIEGNAAIFYVDDVKIAEKLFHADRKIMMPNGFKMILVVRNSVPRININAEMQEKMKLAMAKRYNAATKALDLTKFHADPELADVFCALFRPIIMLAAIDIIAENIPDLEALNLNDNKLHGIEHLKILSTKFKNLKILYMGDNRIPSIAALEPLKSLTLVELYLKGNPLVNRFSDHETYISDVRKKFPKLLRLDGEDLPPVIGFDVNEDLSLPPRQQSFLIDPNGQDLVREFLKQYYAIYDSESRQPLLDAYHESATMSLTVAYKNYEERNVASLKLHAYIPNSRNLLRIQERDLRRRSLKTGRLQVVSFLSDLPKTTHDLMGFAVDLLVFRPTMIVLTMNGVFKETMTPRNPTRSFHRTFIIVPNATGGFCIMNDMLSVTNTTKEQEEKAFASSPPIAATAPTPAVVPAAAQAIPTAGQDDTQKVMLAMLSQQTGMNEHWSVNCLQETGWDFQRALFIFNQLQSEGKIPPEAFVK from the exons ATGCCTAAAAGAGGTGGAGGACGAGTACGAAATTGGAAAGGAGGCGATCATTTTG AACATGATGACCGTGGATTCAACAGTGGAACCAGGCGAGTCATATTCAAACAGAACACCAATAAAGGAAAGAATAAATTCCGCAACTGGAACGATGCTAAACTACTATTGGACGATGATGTTGATATGGGTGCATCTGGTCACCCTCAGAACAGAAAAGGTTCCTACCGAGGAAGAGGTGGAAGACTTAACTCGCCACCACCAAGATCCCTGCAGAAGAAAAAATTCATCACAGGTGTACTGCCATGGTATCAGGTCACAATACCATATGGAGCGAAACATGAAAAGGATGTCATTTTCAAAGCTCTATTAAGCCACATATCTCCAGATATCTTTGTACCCCATTATTTCAAGATTGAAGGCAACGCAGCCATATTTTATGTGGATGATGTTAAAATAGCAGAGAAGCTATTCCACGCTGATCGTAAAATTATGATGCCCAACGGATTCAAAATGATTTTGGTCGTCAGAAATTCAGTGCCAAGGATAAATATTAATGCGGAAATGCAAGAGAAAATGAAGTTGGCTATGGCGAAACGATATAATGCCGCTACCAAGGCATTAGACTTGACGAAGTTCCATGCTGATCCTG aactAGCTGACGTGTTCTGTGCACTATTTCGACCAATCATAATGTTGGCTGCTATTGACATAATTGCCGAGAACATACCAGATTTGGAAGCATTAAACCTGAATGATAATAAACTGCATGGAATTGAACATTTGAAGATACTCTCCACTAAGTTTAAGAACCTTAAGATATTGTACATGGGTGATAATAGA ataCCGTCCATAGCAGCGTTGGAACCGCTCAAGTCACTAACCCTAGTGGAACTGTACCTCAAGGGCAATCCGCTGGTGAACAGGTTCAGTGACCATGAAACCTACATAAG TGACGTCCGGAAGAAGTTTCCGAAGCTGCTGCGATTG GACGGCGAGGACCTACCACCAGTGATTGGGTTCGACGTGAACGAAGACTTGAGTTTACCTCCCCGACAACAATCCTTCCTCATAGATCCAAACGGTCAGGATCTAGTGAGAGAATTCCTTAAACAATACTATGCTATATATGACTCTGAGTCGAGGCAGCCATTGTTAGATGCCTACCACGAAAGTGCTACTATGTCCTTGACGGTGGCCTATAAGAATTATGAGGAGAGAAATGTGGCGTCCTTGAA gTTGCACGCATACATCCCAAACAGTCGAAACCTGTTAAGGATACAAGAAAGAGATTTAAGACGAAGGAGTTTAAAAACCGGCAGATTACAAGTGGTATCATTTTTATCAGATCTGCCGAAGACTACACATGACTTGATGGGATTTGCCGTtgatttattagtttttagg CCAACAATGATAGTACTGACAATGAATGGGGTGTTCAAAGAGACAATGACGCCTAGAAACCCGACGAGATCATTCCACAGGACGTTCATAATTGTGCCCAATGCAACGGGCGGTTTCTGCATAATGAATGATATGTTATCCGTCACTAATACTACTAAGGAGCAG GAAGAAAAAGCGTTCGCATCCAGTCCGCCAATAGCAGCAACCGCTCCAACGCCCGCTGTAGTTCCCGCTGCCGCTCAAGCGATACCGACCGCGGGACAAGATGACACGCAGAAGGTGATGCTGGCCATGCTCAGCCAGCAGACCGGCATGAACGAGCACTGGAGCGTCAA tTGTCTACAAGAAACGGGGTGGGACTTTCAGCGAGCGCTGTTTATCTTCAACCAACTTCAGTCAGAAGGAAAGATACCACCTGAAGCATTTGTAAAATGA